A window of the Cannabis sativa cultivar Pink pepper isolate KNU-18-1 chromosome X, ASM2916894v1, whole genome shotgun sequence genome harbors these coding sequences:
- the LOC115697487 gene encoding uncharacterized protein At2g24330, protein MADDKGVGEGEKVESGTTSTTTTTTSEVGKKKKRKGIFSRIWNGIFRIHGDDFEKRLQYISKEEATVLARMKRRSQTWRRMIRHLIIFTVIFEAIAIGYAIVTTRTSDMNWKMRAFRVLPMFLLPAISSLTYSAFVSFTKMCDRKDQKTLEKLRAERQAKIDELKERTNYYSTQQLIQRYDPDPAAKAAAATVLASKLGADSGLKMFLGDEPNVQATMGKSKDVELVQSGGLRNRKQSNIHSGSAGGSPLLHSGEGTPQSLGSEDPQISEQSSMVVSHYNPQGSPAQDGGWIARIAALLVGEDPTQSYALICGNCHMHNGLARKEDFPFITYYCPHCQALNRPHQSEERVSGSSTPNSGSIRGAGSSDVLKTASVLASESVVTGDSSIIRTIPENKIKEMTETMEDLAS, encoded by the exons ATGGCAGATGATAAAGGCGTTGGAGAAGGTGAGAAGGTAGAATCGGGAACAACTTCAACTACTACAACAACCACGAGTGAGGttgggaagaagaagaagcgtAAGGGTATCTTTTCCAGAATTTGGAATGGAATCTTTAGAATACATGGCGATGATTTTGAGAAGCGCCTTCAGTATATTTCTAAAGAAGAAGCCACTGTTCTTGCTAGAATGAAGAGGAGGTCCCAAACTTGGAGGCGTATGATCAGACACCTTATTATATTTACTGTAATTTTTGAG GCTATTGCAATTGGTTATGCTATTGTAACAACGCGAACATCAGATATGAATTGGAAAATGAGAGCATTTCGAGTTTTGCCTATGTTTCTTTTGCCTGCTATCTCTTCTCTTACTTATTCGGCATTTGTAAGCTTCACAAAGATGT GTGACCGCAAAGACCAAAAGACTTTGGAAAAGCTCCGGGCAGAAAGGCAGGCGAAAATTGATGAGCTTAAAGAAAGAACTAATTATTACAGTACTCAACAACTGATTCAG AGATATGACCCTGACCCAGCAGCAAAAGCAGCTGCGGCAACTGTTTTAGCGTCGAAGTTGGGTGCAGATTCAGGTCTGAAAATGTTTTTGGGAGATGAACCCAATGTTCAAGCTACAATGGGAAAGAGCAAAGATGTAGAACTTGTTCAGTCTGGTGGACTTCGGAATAGGAAACAATCTAACATTCACTCAGGTAGTGCTGGGGGAAGTCCCTTGCTTCATTCTGGTGAAGGTACACCTCAATCTCTGGGGAGTGAGGATCCCCAGATATCTGAGCAGAGCTCGATGGTTGTTAGTCATTACAATCCTCAAGGATCCCCTGCTCAGGATGGAGGATGGATTGCTCGAATTGCAGCATTACTTGTGGGTGAAGATCCAACACAATCGTATGCACTCATTTGTGGAAACTGCCACATGCACAACG GACTTGCTAGGAAGGAAGATTTCCCATTCATCACATATTATTGTCCACATTGTCAGGCCCTAAACAGGCCACACCAATCCGAAGAGCGTGTTTCTGGCTCTAGTACCCCTAATTCGGGATCCATCAGAGGCGCGGGGAGTAGCGATGTTTTGAAGACTGCTAGTGTTCTTGCAAGTGAGAGTGTAGTCACAGGTGACAGTTCCATTATTAGAACCATCCCGGAGAACAAAATCAAGGAAATGACAGAGACAATGGAGGATTTAGCCAGTTGA
- the LOC115697495 gene encoding ubiquitin carboxyl-terminal hydrolase 26 isoform X1, with protein sequence MSRPTTRSKNKRHKQGDDVDISSELLRKIHMTGEITDEDVTKLYKIWKPVCQGCRVNTKDNPNCFCGLIPPLNGSRKVGLWQKTSDIIQALGPDPSTDLRASADSPSGLTNLGATCYANSILQCLYMNKSFRGGIFSAEPDLLKKQPVLEQLARLFAQLHASKMAFIDSSPFVKTLELDNGVQQDSHEFLTLLLSLLERCLNHSKVSKARTVVQDLFRGTVSHVTTCSQCGQDSEASSNMQDFYELELNVKGLKSLDNSLDDYLSVEELHGDNQYYCESCKTRVNATRSIKLRTLPPVLNFQLKRCVFVPKTTMKKKITSVFSFPGELDMHHRVSEPTQTESIYDLSAVLIHKGTAVNSGHYIAHIKDENTGQWWEFDDEHVSNLGHHPFGEGSSNSHRPAKTEPFVNPTSTELMSDVANGNHKDVVQQESYDPSSSSGGHVGTFSSSDAYMLMYNLRCGRKENGKCPAVCGANDMEIDGNVTSLHHGVSLPSHLSEEVEKLNASCADACVQYTSKKEMELNCISERKQEVRSILSEAPVKSLEEPFCWISADWLRQWADNITAPPLDNTSIQCLHGKVPVSKVGSMKRLSTTSWTQLYSKYNGGPQLTNDDYCKDCLVDEARTLVCADSYRVCRTLMKQVAEDVFAGRCEDGAYFVSKAWLQQWLKRKILDAPSEADGGPTASIRCPHGELMPEQAVGAKRLIIPENLWLFFYEDASAVKPDDTLGCSTFCLDSRECSQCTDELSEVACIEDSLRVVRFKQRQNHEKLAMGKTFPLFLDCKYYLVPSSWLSKWRSYINASGKNVSSSVKPGTLDGIINMLKCEKHSLLIERPPDLVWKRDSIFQKSYAGLQTDGLTVITEHDWKCFCEEWGGIEGNGISAWIECSRGAESNVNGSCEEMPRSEAELSSYNETNYETETMQLNIKTTPEICEQCIGERQSLELMQKLNYCNEDVYVYFVRGKEAPKSILQASEINFDPYRRVSKRSKKTNSGNQISLKVSGSTTVYQLKMMIWESFGVVKENQILHKGSRIIDKECATLADMSIFPGDKLWVIDSEIHENRDIADELSDQKMDVQHTEGGFRGTLLTANSSQVV encoded by the exons ATGAGCAGACCAACAACGCggagtaaaaataaaagacacAAGCAAGGGGATGATGTTGACATCTCTTCAGAATTATTGAG GAAGATCCACATGACCGGTGAAATTACTGATGAGGATGTCACCAAGCTTTATAAAATTTGGAAACCAGTTTGTCAAGGATGCCGTGTGAATACAAAAGATAATCCTAACTGCTTTTGTGGGCTAATTCCCCCTCTAAATGGAAGCCGAAAAGTGGGGTTGTGGCAGAAGACATCAGACATCATTCAGGCTCTTGGTCCAGACCCATCCACTGATCTTCGTGCTTCTGCTGATTCTCCCTCAGGACTTACAAATCTCGGCGCAACATGCTATGCCAACAGCATACTCCAGTGTTTGTATATGAATAAATCTTTCCGTGGAGGCATATTTTCAGCTGAACCAGATCTTTTGAAAAAACAGCCAGTGTTAGAGCAGCTAGCACGACTTTTCGCTCAGTTACATGCCAGTAAAATGGCTTTTATCGACTCTTCTCCATTTGTTAAAACACTTGAGTTGGATAATGGAGTTCAACAAGATAGCCATGAGTTTTTGACATTGCTTCTTTCGTTGCTTGAGCGTTGTCTTAACCATTCTAAGGTTTCCAAGGCAAGAACTGTTGTCCAAGATCTTTTTCGTGGAACTGTGTCTCATGTGACAAC GTGCTCTCAATGTGGACAGGATTCTGAAGCATCTTCAAATATGCAAGACTTTTATGAGCTAGAGCTGAATGTGAAGGGTTTGAAAAGTTTAGATAATAGCTTGGATGATTATCTTAGTGTAGAAGAGCTACATGGAGATAATCAATATTACTGCGAGTCTTGTAAAACAAGAGTTAATGCTACTCGTAGCATCAAGCTGCGGACATTGCCACCTGTACTAAATTTTCAGCTCAAGCGATGTGTGTTTGTTCCGAAG ACCACTATGAAGAAGAAAATCACTTCTGTATTTAGTTTCCCTGGAGAATTAGACATGCATCATAGGGTATCTGAGCCTACTCAGACTGAATCAATCTATGATCTCTCGGCTGTGCTGATTCACAAGGGTACTGCAGTTAACAGTGGCCATTATATAGCTCATATTAAGGATGAAAATACAGGGCAATGGTGGGAGTTTGACGATGAGCATGTCTCAAACTTAGGTCATCATCCATTTGGAGAAGGTTCTTCAAATAGTCACAGGCCTGCTAAAACTGAGCCTTTCGTGAATCCCACCAGTACAGAACTAATGAGTGATGTTGCCAATGGCAATCATAAGGATGTAGTTCAGCAAGAATCTTATGATCCTAGTTCTAGTAGTGGTGGTCATGTAGGGACATTTTCTTCAAGTGATGCATATATGTTGATGTATAATCTCAGGTGTGGTAGAAAGGAGAATGGTAAATGTCCTGCAGTTTGTGGTGCTAATGATATGGAAATAGATGGAAATGTGACTTCCTTGCATCATGGTGTTTCTCTGCCTTCCCATCTTTCTGAAGAGGTAGAAAAGTTGAATGCATCATGTGCTGATGCTTGTGTACAATACACATCAAAGAAGGAAATGGAGCTGAACTGTATTTCAGAAAGAAAGCAGGAAGTTCGATCTATTTTGTCTGAGGCCCCTGTTAAATCACTCGAAGAACCATTTTGCTGGATTTCTGCAGATTGGCTTCGTCAATGGGCTGACAACATTACTGCCCC TCCTCTTGATAACACTTCTATCCAATGTTTACATGGAAAAGTTCCAGTGTCAAAGGTTGGTTCCATGAAGCGTTTGTCAACTACATCTTGGACGCAGCTGTACTCCAAG TACAATGGGGGTCCGCAACTGACTAATGATGACTACTGCAAGGATTGCCTTGTTGATGAGGCCCGCACTCTGGTTTGTGCCGATAGCTACAGAGTTTGCAGAACTTTAATGAAACAAGTTGCTGAAGATGTATTTGCAGGGAGGTGTGAAGATGGAGCTTACTTTGTTTCCAAAGCATG GTTGCAACAGTGgcttaaaagaaaaatacttgATGCACCATCTGAAGCTGATGGAGGACCAACAGCTTCCATCAGGTGTCCTCATGGTGAACTTATGCCTGAACAAGCTGTGGGAGCTAAGAGATTGATTATTCCTGAGAATCTGTGGCTGTTTTTTTATGAAGATGCTAGTGCAGTAAAACCTGATGATACCTTGGGTTGCTCAACATTTTGTTTGGATTCAAGAGAATGTTCCCAGTGTACTGATGAACTGTCAGAAGTGGCTTGCATTGAAGATTCTTTAAG AGTGGTGAGGTTCAAGCAGCGCCAGAATCATGAGAAGTTAGCTATGGGGAAAACCTTTCCCCTTTTTCTTGATTGCAAGTATTATTTGGTACCATCTTCTTGGCTTTCAAAATGGAGAAGCTACATCAATGCCAGTGGCAAGAATGTATCATCATCAGTGAAGCCTGGGACTTTAGATGGCATAATTAATATGCTAAAGTGCGAAAAG CATTCATTACTCATAGAAAGGCCACCAGATCTTGTTTGGAAACGTGATTCAATATTCCAAAAGTCTTATGCT GGACTTCAGACAGATGGGTTAACTGTGATTACTGAACATGACTGGAAATGCTTTTGCGAAGAATGGGGTGGCATTGAAGGGAATGGCATATCAGCCTGGATCGAATGTAGTAGGGGTGCAGAAAGTAATGTCAATGGTTCATGTGAAGAGATGCCGAGATCTGAAGCAGAGTTGAGCTCCTACAATGAAACTAATTATGAAACTGAGACTATGCAACTAAATATTAAGACTACTCCTGAG ATATGTGAGCAATGCATTGGAGAACGACAAAGCTTGGAGCTGATGCAGAAACTTAATTATTGCAATGAGGATGTATATGTTTATTTCGTTCGTGGCAAAGAAGCTCCCAAGTCAATTTTACAAGCATCGGAGATTAATTTTGATCCATATCGCCGAGTTTCAAAGCGCTCTAAGAAGACAAACTCTGGAAATCAAATCAGTTTAAAAGTTTCTGGCTCTACAACAGTGTACCAGCTAAAAATGATGATATGGGAATCTTTTGGG GTGGTAAAAGAAAACCAGATACTTCACAAAGGTTCACGAATAATTGATAAAGAATGTGCTACTCTTGCAGACATGAGTATATTCCCTGGAGATAAGCTTTGGGTGATTGATTCAGAGATTCATGAGAATCGAGATATTGCTG ATGAGCTTTCTGACCAAAAAATGGATGTGCAACATACTGAGGGGGGTTTTCGTGGGACACTTTTGACTGCCAATTCTTCTCAAGTTGTTTAA
- the LOC115697495 gene encoding ubiquitin carboxyl-terminal hydrolase 26 isoform X2 codes for MSRPTTRSKNKRHKQGDDVDISSELLRKIHMTGEITDEDVTKLYKIWKPVCQGCRVNTKDNPNCFCGLIPPLNGSRKVGLWQKTSDIIQALGPDPSTDLRASADSPSGLTNLGATCYANSILQCLYMNKSFRGGIFSAEPDLLKKQPVLEQLARLFAQLHASKMAFIDSSPFVKTLELDNGVQQDSHEFLTLLLSLLERCLNHSKVSKARTVVQDLFRGTVSHVTTCSQCGQDSEASSNMQDFYELELNVKGLKSLDNSLDDYLSVEELHGDNQYYCESCKTRVNATRSIKLRTLPPVLNFQLKRCVFVPKTTMKKKITSVFSFPGELDMHHRVSEPTQTESIYDLSAVLIHKGTAVNSGHYIAHIKDENTGQWWEFDDEHVSNLGHHPFGEGSSNSHRPAKTEPFVNPTSTELMSDVANGNHKDVVQQESYDPSSSSGGHVGTFSSSDAYMLMYNLRCGRKENGKCPAVCGANDMEIDGNVTSLHHGVSLPSHLSEEVEKLNASCADACVQYTSKKEMELNCISERKQEVRSILSEAPVKSLEEPFCWISADWLRQWADNITAPPLDNTSIQCLHGKVPVSKVGSMKRLSTTSWTQLYSKYNGGPQLTNDDYCKDCLVDEARTLVCADSYRVCRTLMKQVAEDVFAGRCEDGAYFVSKAWLQQWLKRKILDAPSEADGGPTASIRCPHGELMPEQAVGAKRLIIPENLWLFFYEDASAVKPDDTLGCSTFCLDSRECSQCTDELSEVACIEDSLRVVRFKQRQNHEKLAMGKTFPLFLDCKYYLVPSSWLSKWRSYINASGKNVSSSVKPGTLDGIINMLKCEKHSLLIERPPDLVWKRDSIFQKSYATDGLTVITEHDWKCFCEEWGGIEGNGISAWIECSRGAESNVNGSCEEMPRSEAELSSYNETNYETETMQLNIKTTPEICEQCIGERQSLELMQKLNYCNEDVYVYFVRGKEAPKSILQASEINFDPYRRVSKRSKKTNSGNQISLKVSGSTTVYQLKMMIWESFGVVKENQILHKGSRIIDKECATLADMSIFPGDKLWVIDSEIHENRDIADELSDQKMDVQHTEGGFRGTLLTANSSQVV; via the exons ATGAGCAGACCAACAACGCggagtaaaaataaaagacacAAGCAAGGGGATGATGTTGACATCTCTTCAGAATTATTGAG GAAGATCCACATGACCGGTGAAATTACTGATGAGGATGTCACCAAGCTTTATAAAATTTGGAAACCAGTTTGTCAAGGATGCCGTGTGAATACAAAAGATAATCCTAACTGCTTTTGTGGGCTAATTCCCCCTCTAAATGGAAGCCGAAAAGTGGGGTTGTGGCAGAAGACATCAGACATCATTCAGGCTCTTGGTCCAGACCCATCCACTGATCTTCGTGCTTCTGCTGATTCTCCCTCAGGACTTACAAATCTCGGCGCAACATGCTATGCCAACAGCATACTCCAGTGTTTGTATATGAATAAATCTTTCCGTGGAGGCATATTTTCAGCTGAACCAGATCTTTTGAAAAAACAGCCAGTGTTAGAGCAGCTAGCACGACTTTTCGCTCAGTTACATGCCAGTAAAATGGCTTTTATCGACTCTTCTCCATTTGTTAAAACACTTGAGTTGGATAATGGAGTTCAACAAGATAGCCATGAGTTTTTGACATTGCTTCTTTCGTTGCTTGAGCGTTGTCTTAACCATTCTAAGGTTTCCAAGGCAAGAACTGTTGTCCAAGATCTTTTTCGTGGAACTGTGTCTCATGTGACAAC GTGCTCTCAATGTGGACAGGATTCTGAAGCATCTTCAAATATGCAAGACTTTTATGAGCTAGAGCTGAATGTGAAGGGTTTGAAAAGTTTAGATAATAGCTTGGATGATTATCTTAGTGTAGAAGAGCTACATGGAGATAATCAATATTACTGCGAGTCTTGTAAAACAAGAGTTAATGCTACTCGTAGCATCAAGCTGCGGACATTGCCACCTGTACTAAATTTTCAGCTCAAGCGATGTGTGTTTGTTCCGAAG ACCACTATGAAGAAGAAAATCACTTCTGTATTTAGTTTCCCTGGAGAATTAGACATGCATCATAGGGTATCTGAGCCTACTCAGACTGAATCAATCTATGATCTCTCGGCTGTGCTGATTCACAAGGGTACTGCAGTTAACAGTGGCCATTATATAGCTCATATTAAGGATGAAAATACAGGGCAATGGTGGGAGTTTGACGATGAGCATGTCTCAAACTTAGGTCATCATCCATTTGGAGAAGGTTCTTCAAATAGTCACAGGCCTGCTAAAACTGAGCCTTTCGTGAATCCCACCAGTACAGAACTAATGAGTGATGTTGCCAATGGCAATCATAAGGATGTAGTTCAGCAAGAATCTTATGATCCTAGTTCTAGTAGTGGTGGTCATGTAGGGACATTTTCTTCAAGTGATGCATATATGTTGATGTATAATCTCAGGTGTGGTAGAAAGGAGAATGGTAAATGTCCTGCAGTTTGTGGTGCTAATGATATGGAAATAGATGGAAATGTGACTTCCTTGCATCATGGTGTTTCTCTGCCTTCCCATCTTTCTGAAGAGGTAGAAAAGTTGAATGCATCATGTGCTGATGCTTGTGTACAATACACATCAAAGAAGGAAATGGAGCTGAACTGTATTTCAGAAAGAAAGCAGGAAGTTCGATCTATTTTGTCTGAGGCCCCTGTTAAATCACTCGAAGAACCATTTTGCTGGATTTCTGCAGATTGGCTTCGTCAATGGGCTGACAACATTACTGCCCC TCCTCTTGATAACACTTCTATCCAATGTTTACATGGAAAAGTTCCAGTGTCAAAGGTTGGTTCCATGAAGCGTTTGTCAACTACATCTTGGACGCAGCTGTACTCCAAG TACAATGGGGGTCCGCAACTGACTAATGATGACTACTGCAAGGATTGCCTTGTTGATGAGGCCCGCACTCTGGTTTGTGCCGATAGCTACAGAGTTTGCAGAACTTTAATGAAACAAGTTGCTGAAGATGTATTTGCAGGGAGGTGTGAAGATGGAGCTTACTTTGTTTCCAAAGCATG GTTGCAACAGTGgcttaaaagaaaaatacttgATGCACCATCTGAAGCTGATGGAGGACCAACAGCTTCCATCAGGTGTCCTCATGGTGAACTTATGCCTGAACAAGCTGTGGGAGCTAAGAGATTGATTATTCCTGAGAATCTGTGGCTGTTTTTTTATGAAGATGCTAGTGCAGTAAAACCTGATGATACCTTGGGTTGCTCAACATTTTGTTTGGATTCAAGAGAATGTTCCCAGTGTACTGATGAACTGTCAGAAGTGGCTTGCATTGAAGATTCTTTAAG AGTGGTGAGGTTCAAGCAGCGCCAGAATCATGAGAAGTTAGCTATGGGGAAAACCTTTCCCCTTTTTCTTGATTGCAAGTATTATTTGGTACCATCTTCTTGGCTTTCAAAATGGAGAAGCTACATCAATGCCAGTGGCAAGAATGTATCATCATCAGTGAAGCCTGGGACTTTAGATGGCATAATTAATATGCTAAAGTGCGAAAAG CATTCATTACTCATAGAAAGGCCACCAGATCTTGTTTGGAAACGTGATTCAATATTCCAAAAGTCTTATGCT ACAGATGGGTTAACTGTGATTACTGAACATGACTGGAAATGCTTTTGCGAAGAATGGGGTGGCATTGAAGGGAATGGCATATCAGCCTGGATCGAATGTAGTAGGGGTGCAGAAAGTAATGTCAATGGTTCATGTGAAGAGATGCCGAGATCTGAAGCAGAGTTGAGCTCCTACAATGAAACTAATTATGAAACTGAGACTATGCAACTAAATATTAAGACTACTCCTGAG ATATGTGAGCAATGCATTGGAGAACGACAAAGCTTGGAGCTGATGCAGAAACTTAATTATTGCAATGAGGATGTATATGTTTATTTCGTTCGTGGCAAAGAAGCTCCCAAGTCAATTTTACAAGCATCGGAGATTAATTTTGATCCATATCGCCGAGTTTCAAAGCGCTCTAAGAAGACAAACTCTGGAAATCAAATCAGTTTAAAAGTTTCTGGCTCTACAACAGTGTACCAGCTAAAAATGATGATATGGGAATCTTTTGGG GTGGTAAAAGAAAACCAGATACTTCACAAAGGTTCACGAATAATTGATAAAGAATGTGCTACTCTTGCAGACATGAGTATATTCCCTGGAGATAAGCTTTGGGTGATTGATTCAGAGATTCATGAGAATCGAGATATTGCTG ATGAGCTTTCTGACCAAAAAATGGATGTGCAACATACTGAGGGGGGTTTTCGTGGGACACTTTTGACTGCCAATTCTTCTCAAGTTGTTTAA
- the LOC115697519 gene encoding guanine nucleotide-binding protein subunit gamma 2, which translates to MIVVAMDNEKQVQQNSSSSPAVRGGGEGEREEDERAEAEVEVEVAQSSSSSYPHQDRKEKAATKLKPNPTFLGRHRMNAAISQLNTQINIIQKELHELETVGESSIVCAELISSLETIPDPLLPTTRGPAEVTWDRWFRGANTSRGHKRWM; encoded by the exons atgatTGTGGTAGCAATGGATAATGAAAAGCAAGTACAACAAAATTCATCATCATCGCCGGCGGTGAGAGGCGGAggagaaggagaaagagaagaagatgaAAGAGCAGAGGCAGAGGTAGAGGTAGAGGTggctcaatcttcttcttcatcttatcCTCATCAAGATCGGAAGGAAAAAGCAGCAACAAAGCTAAAACCAAATCCCACTTTCTTGGGGAGGCATAGGATGAATGCAGCTATATCTCAACTCAATACCCAAATCAACATAATTCAG AAAGAACTACATGAACTGGAAACAGTTGGTGAATCCTCAATTGTATGCGCAGA ACTCATTTCAAGCCTGGAAACGATCCCAGATCCGCTACTTCCCAC AACAAGAGGACCGGCAGAGGTGACTTGGGATCGGTGGTTCAGAGGAGCCAATACCTCACGAGGCCATAAACGTTGGATGTGA